Within Gemmatimonadota bacterium, the genomic segment CCTCGAAGGCTCCGTCACGGACCACGAGGTTCGCCAACGGGCTCGCCGGCTCCACACGCAGCCGCAGCCGCGTCGCGAGCGCGTCGAGCAGGCCCGGCGCGCGCGAGCCGCCGCCGCAGACGTACACGGCGCTAACCTGCGAGCCGGAGCGCGAGGACGAGGCGAGGAAGGCCGCCGCACGCTCGATGCCCACAGCGATCTCCTCGCCGCGCGATTCGAACACCGCATCGAGATGCTCCGAGCGGTCATAGCCCTGGAGCATCGCCGCCGCCTCCTCCGAGCCCACGCCGCGGTCGCGCTGCAGGTCCTCGCGGAACCGGCGCGTCCCCACCGTCAGGTCGCGCGTCAGCACCGGCACGCCGTCCTCGACGATGTTGATGTTCGTCACCTCGTGGCCGATGTTCACCAGTGCAACGATCCCCGACATCGCGTCGGGATGATTGAGTTCGAACGCGTTGTGCAGCGCGAAGGCGTCCACATCCACCGCGGCCGCCGACAACCCGGCGTCCGTCAGCACGCGCACCTTCGCCTCCACGAGCTCGCGCTTCGCCGCGACCAGCAGCACGCTCATCTGCTCGTCCGTCCCGGCCGGGTCGAGGATCTGGAAGTCCAGTTCCACCGATTCCATGTCGAACGGCACGTGCTGCTCGGCTTCCCAGCGCATGAGCTCGCGCGCCTGCTGCTCCTTCACGCGCTCGATCTGGATCTTCTTGATGATCACGTCGCGACCGCCGACCGCCGTGACCACGGCCTTCGACGTCACGCCCGCCGCCGCAAGGCAGCTCGTGATCGCGTCGGCCACGATGCCGGGGTCCATGATCTCGCCCTCGACGATCGCGTCCGCGAGCAGCGGCGTGATCGCCACCCGGACGAGCTCCGGTTGCGACTTGGAGTGGTCCACGACCGCGACCTTGATGAGGCCCGAGCCGATGTCGAGACCGACGGATGTCTTCTTGCGTCCGAAAAGCGCCATGGGGATCCCGTGAGGCGACCAGCGAGACGGTTGTAGGCGGGTCGCAAACATGCGAGCGAGCCCGTTCAGGGTCAATGCACCGCGAAGTACCTGTCGCCTGCCAGAGCTACACGAACGTCTTGGTCAGGAAGTAACTGAGGGCCCTGACCGACACCCCCTCCGACACCTGCGATCCACCCCGCCTCACCCGTCCGGAGGCGTCACCAACCACCCCGGGCCCGCCGGGTCCAGTCGGGTTGCACGGGAACAGACGACCATCCCGGCCAGATGGTCAGTGGAGTCCGGTCGCAGGAGCGCGATCGCCCCCGATCGAGCGCCGGAGCGACCGAGTCCCTGCACCTCGGCGCGCACGAGTCCTCCACCGAGGTGAGTCCAGCGAACCAGGAATCGCCCGCCCCCAACCGCCGTTCCGCTCGCCTGCTGCCCGGCCACCGGCGCGCTCACGCAGAGGAGCGGGAGGTCGCCGGGCGACGCCACGCGGTCCAGCCCCTCGAGGAGGGCGGCCCGCGCCAGTAGCTGGTCGTCGCCCAGCCCCGCGACCCGCCACTCCTGTACTGCGTCGAAGAGTGCGAGCGACGAGAGCAGTCCCAGTAGCACCAACGATGCCAACACCGCCGGCAGGATCATCCCGCGCCTATCGCCCCGCATCGGTCCGCACCACGAGTGACTCGAAGACCCCGGGGATGTCGGCCACGCCCGCTGAGAGCTGGAGCATCCCGCCGCTGAGGTTCCGCACCCGGAACCCGGCAGCGGCCGGCGACCGGAGCGGACCCGCCACCGGCTGCACGACGCCGCACGTCCCGTTGGCGCAGCGACGCCATCCCAGCATCCACTGCCCCGCCCCGACGCTATAGAGAGCAAGTCGTCCCCGGCGCCCCACCCGGAGCGGCGTTCCGGCACGTACGCGCGCGTCGAGCGCGGACGCCACCACGCGAATCCGCGCCGCCCCAGCGTCACTCGGGTCAGCGAACCCCCCGGCCGAGCCGCAGGGCGCATCCCCCGTCCGCGTCGTGAGGCTCTCCACCGGGGCGGACACCCACGCGCGGTAGCCGGTGACGGTGTCCTCCACCCACGCCCGGACCTCATCACCTGTCTCGGGTGGCTGCGCGAGCGAGACGAGCGGGGCGCCCACGCTCGGGCGCGTCGGCGGCAGGAAGAGCGCGTTGCCCACGCGCGCGCAGACGACGCCATCCGCGACCCGCGCCTGGAACTCGATCGCGGTGTCGCCGAGCACCACGAGCGAGTCCGCGTCACGCACCAGTGCACCGACGACCTGCAGAGCCTCGACGGCCGCGCGTTCCGCGCGGGCGCGGGCCTCGGCGGTCGCGAGGAGGCGCCGCCCCTGCAGCAGTGCGGACGCGGTCGCGACGGCGAGCACGCCGGCGAGCGCCAGTGCGCATAGCGCCTCCGCGAGCAGGAACCCGCGGCGGGCGCTCATGGGCAGCGCCGCTCGTGCACGAGCGCGACGCGCACGGGACGGCCGCCGTCGACGGAACGGGCGCGCCCGTCGAGACGCGCCACCGCGCCCGAGCGCGTCACCCGCCATCGTTCCTCGATCGCGGCGCTCGCGTCGACGACCACCGTATCCACGGACGCGCACCCCTGCAGGGTGAACCAGGCGAGGCGCGCCTCCACCCGGCGCGTGACCGCTTCGCGCACGCTCGCGCGCTGGCGGAGTCTCGCCGCGGTCACGAGCGCGCTGAGCGCGCCGCTCACCCCGACGGCGAGGAGCGCCGACGCGACGAGCACTTCCACCAGTGAGACCCCACGCCGTGATCGCATGGGCCGAAGGTGGCGCGGCGAGTGCCCCCGCGCGTCATCGGAGCACTCGCCGCATCATCAAAAGCATTCGGGGGCCCGGCGCAGATGCGCCGGGCCCCCGAAGGTCGATCAGGCGACTATATCAGGAGTCGCAGACCGGCTCGCCATCGCGCGTGCCCGAGCCCACCGTGATCTGGCAGGTCTTGGTCGTGCCACCCGGGTACGAGACCGAGGCCGAGAAGCCGCCCGTCGTCGGGGTGATGGTGCCGAGCGTCACGCCCGTCGAGCTGCGGTACGAGGTCGTCGACAGCGCGCTCGTGTACGTCGCCCACTCGGCGAAGTAGGCCTCTTCGGCCGTCACGAGGTTACGGAGGTCGGACTTCATGGCCGTGAGGTACGCCTTCTCCTTCGTGTTCGCGAACTTCGGGATCGCGATCGCGGCCAGGATGCCGATGATGACGACGACGATCAGAAGCTCGATCAGGGTGAAGCCCTTCTTGTTGCTCAGCATGTAGGCTGCTCCGCGGAAGTGGAGTGAGGGTTATGGCGGTTGACTTCCGCCAAGGAGAAAAGCAAGAAACCTGCCACGGACGCTTTCGTGGCCAAAGTGCTGCCGTGTATGGACTTGCATCCTGTGTCCAAGGTCACACGTCCAGTATCGGCACGGGGACGGCGAGGATTATGGCGATTTGCGGCCCCCGGAAGCCGCCGGCTTCATGAAGAGGACGGGCACCCGGAGCCGGGCCGGGGACTTGGAGACCGGCCCCCCTGCCCGCCACCAGCGGTTCCGGGCATCCACGGTGTCGTGCGCCACCAGGGACGACTCCGCCTTCTGGAGCATCATACCGAACGCCCCGACCGACAGCCCCCGGCCGATCCCCTTCAGGGCCTCGGCCCGTGCATCCGAGAGCCGCCGGACCTCCAGCAGGCAGGCCGTCCGCCCAACGGTCGCGATCTCCGCCTCGGGCCGCCGGCGAAGCACCCGATCATACACCGGCAGGGCATCGGGGCACCGATCGTCGAAATGAAGGACCCGGGCGAGCGACAGCTCCAACAGGTCGTAACCCGGATAGAGCGAGTCCGCGATCCGCAGGTGGTACTCCGCCCGCTTCCAGCTCGCGGCCGCCCCGAACAGCTCCCCCAGCGCGAAGTGCGACCGGAAGTTGTTGGGTGACTCGACGACCATGGTTGAGAAGAGGGTCGGATTGTCCGCCCAGACCAGCGTCCGCTCTGCGGAGTGCGCGGTAGCCGCGACGAGCACCACGGCGCCCACGGTCGGCACGGCCACGCGAACCCAGCGCGCCGGGTAGGCCGCGAGCGTCGGCCACGCGCGCTCGAGCACGCGCCCGATCACCAGCAGCACTCCCACACTCGGCAGGAACAGCGTGCGTTCCGCGATGAGCACCCCGGTCGGCAGGAGGATGTTCGAAATGGGGCCCAGCGTCAGGCCGGCCCAGAGCAGGCCGAACGCGATCACGCGGTCACGGCGCCACGCCCAGACGAACAAGGCGAGCACGCCCAGCAGGACCAGCGCCCCGGGCAAGTGCCCGAGCGCCGGCGCATCGAGGAACGGCACCGCCTGCGGCGAGTAGTCTGGGTACAGCGACGCGGGCCAGAGGAAGAGGCGCACGAACTCCGGCACCAGCCCGAGCATCACGAGCAGGCGACGACCGGTGGGCAGTCCGTCGAGCGCCGGATGCGGCGCGTCGCCGGCGAAGCCGCCGAGGATGGAGAGCCGCACGATGATGTACGCCACGGTGAGCAGCACGAGCGCCCGCGCGAGCATCCACCGCGTCCGCGCCCCGTCGGCCGACTCGGCGAAGCCGCGTCCGGCGAAGCAGAGCTCGGCCGCGAGCAACAGCGTCGGCAGCACGATGCCATGCTCCTTGTGGAGCAGGGCCCACGCGAAGCAGCCGGTGATGACGAACACCGTCCGGGTGCGCAGGGCACCCTGCTGGCGGTCACGCACGTAGGCGAGCACGGCGAGCAGCATCGGGATCGCCGTCCACATCTCCGACTGGCCGACGACGTTCGCCACCGCTTCGACGTGCACCGGATGCGCGGCGAAGACCGCCGCGGCGATGACCGCGGGCACGCGGGGCAGGAGCTGGCGGAAGAGCGCGAGCACCGCGACGGCCGTCGCGGCGTAGAGCACCACGTTGACCAGGTGGAACGGGAAGGCGCTCCCGCCCCCCACCGCCCACTCGAGCGCGTAGGCGATCACCGTGAGCGGGCGATAGAGCGAGTTCCCGCGTGACGGGCCCCAGTACGAGTCGACGAGGTACTCGCCGAGCCCGTGGAGCTGGGTCACCATCGGGTTCTCGACGATGATCGGGATGTCGTCATACGCGAAGAGGTTGCCGAGCCCGCTGGCCGACGCGGCGAGCGCCACGACGAGCACGAGCACGACCGACCAGCGGAGGTCGTGCGCGTTCCACGCCCGCATCGCCTGCTCACGGCGAGCGCTCATCGCGAGAGGTTGTAGCGGATGATGTGGCCGATGGCGGCGACGCCGTCGCGCCAGCCGATCTTCTTCCCCTCGGCATACGTGCGGCCAGAGTACGAGATCGGCACCTCGAAGATGCGCGCCTTCACCTGCGCGAGGCGTGCGGTGACCTCCGGCTCGAACCCGAACCGGTCCGACGTGAGGTGGAGCGAGCGCGCGAGATCCCCGCGGATCGCCTTGTAGCAGGTCTCCATGTCCGTGAGGTTCAGGTCGGAGAGCATGTTGCTGAAGAGCGTGAGCACCGTGTTGCCCACCGAGTGCCAGAAGTAGAGCACGCGGTGGGGTCCGCCGAGGAAGCGCGATCCGAAGACCGCGTCGGCGCGACCGTCGATGATCGGCTCGAGCAGTCCGGGCCAGTCGTTGGGGTCGTACTCGAGGTCGGCATCCTGCACGATGACGACGTTGCCGGTGCTCGCCTTGAGCGCGGTCCGGATCGCCGCGCCCTTCCCGCGGTTCACCTCGTGGAACTCGAGGATGTCGATACGCCCCGCGGCCTTCAGCTCCAGCAACCGCTCGCGCGTGCCGTCGCTCGAGCAGTCGTCGACGCAGATGATCTGCTTGCGCACCGGGACCTGGTGCACCTCGTCGAGGATCCGGTCGATGGTGTTCCGCTCGTTGTACACGGGGATCAGTACCGAGAGCACGAGCTCCGCGGCGGGGAGCGGCGTGCGGCCGCGGATGCGCGGCCCGGGGATCGAGGCGATCGAATTGGGCGTCAACTGGTTCATGGCACCTGGACCTTGAGCGTGCGCACCGGCACGCCATCGGGGGAGACGTCGACGAGCGTGCGCCCGTCGTCGAGTCGGGCGGCGCGCAGCGCCGCGTAGAACGGGCCGTCGCGCATCACCACGTAGGCCGCCGGACGGAAACGGCGGTCGATCCGTTCGAGCTCGGACCGGTGCTCGGCCGGCGTCTTGTCCACCACATGCTCGCGCGGCGTCAGGATCTCCACCGGCAGCACCTCCAGCCCGGTGTAGATCGCGAGCATCGGCGCGAGCTCGGCGGCGATCCGCTGGCCGTCGAGCGAGCGGTCGTCGTTCACGTGCCGCACGAGACGGATTCCCGCGCCGGTCATCGCGCGCGACGCGCTCGATTCCCAGCCCTTCGACAGCCCGCGCGCATTGTAGGTCGTGTGGCCCGCCGCCAGCGCCAGAAGCGCCGCGACCAAGACCATCGCCTCGCGCGGCTGCCCATGCCCGCGGAACCGCGCCGCGAGCGTCGCCACCCCGGCGACCATGATCAGCACCACCAGTGGCCAGACGACCCAGAGGAATCGGTCCACCCAGAAGGGCCAGGCGAGCACCGCCACGAGATAGCCACTCAGGGCGAGGGCCGTGACCGGTGCCCGACCACGCGCGGCGAGCGCGACCAACCCGCCGCCGAAGGCCGCCAACGCGAGCGCGGCCATCACTTGCCGCGTCACCCCGTCCCAGAGGGGCGAGAAGAAGACGCCCAGCATCACCCAGGTGGCCTCGACGTTCTTCCCAAGCACCTGATCGAGGAAGGCGAGCCCACCGTCCCTGTAACCGTCCACCACCCAGTCGAGGTACGGACCGTAAGAACCGAGCAACTCCGGCGGGAACGACGGGATCGCCCGCCAGACGAAGAACTGCCATGGCAGGAGGAGCACGACGCTGCCGCCGGCGACGATCAGGAGCTCCTTCCAGCGACGCTCCCACGTGAGGAGCATCACGCCCGCGACGAGGACCACGCCCCCCAACGTGCGCACCAGGACCAGTAGTGCGATCAGCACCGCGGTCCACACCGCCGGTCGCACGCCCCCTTCGCGCACCACGCGCTCCGTCATCCAGAGCGTCGGCAGCAACAGGAGGAGGAACAGCGGCTCGCTGAGCAGCAGGTTGGTGAGCAACAGCACCGGCACGGTCACCGTCGCCGCGAGCGCGGCCGCGAGCGCGACCCACCAGCGCAGGCCGAGGAGCCGCTGACCGAACACCACGAGCCCGGCCGCCGCCGCGGCCAGCACCACCGGGTTGATCAGCTTGAACCAGCCGATGTTCGACGGGAACGCCGGCGCGACCTTCCATGCGGCCGCGAGCAGCAGCGGCCAGACCGGCGGATAGTGGATCGCCGGCGGCGTGCCCGGCAGGTGCGGATACACATAGCCTTGCCCCTCGGCGAGCGCCTTCGCCGTCAGCAAGTAGATCCCGTCGTCATTGAACACGCCGATCGGGTCCGACGTCATCGTCACGAGTGCCGCGACGAGCGCGACCACCGCCGCGACCAGCGGCGCGCGGCGCTCGAGCGCACCGAGCGGTCCCCAGGGGCGCGGCGCGGCCCCGGCCTCGCTCACGCCTCGACCCCGTAGCGCGCGAGCTTGCGATGCAGCGTCGACGGGTCGATACCCAGCATCTCCGCCGCCCGCGTCTTGTTCCCCTGCTCCGCCTGCAGGACGAACAGGATGTAGGCGCGCTCGATCGTCTCGAGCGTCGGGTTGGGCGTCGCGCGCTCGGCCACCAGCGGCTCGCTCTGCCGCTCACTCACCCGCTCGGGCAGCGCGGCAACGCCGATCGTCGTCCCCGTCGAGAGGATCACCGCGCGCTCCAGCGCGTTCTCGAGTTCACGCACGTTGCCGGGCCACGCGTACGAGAGCATCGCCTCCACCGCGTCGTCCCCCAGGCGCTTGGGTGCCTCCTGCCGCTGTTCGCCCGAGCGCTGCAGGAACCCCTCCGCGAGGAGCACGATGTCGTCGCGCCGCTCGCGCAACGGCGGCAGGTGCACCGAGATCACGTTCAGACGGTAGAACAGGTCGCGACGGAAGTTGCCGCGCTTGATCTCCTCCTCGAGGTCGCGGTTCGTCGCCGCGATGATGCGCGTATCGATGGGGATCGGTTCCGTCGCGCCCACCGGAATCACCTCGCGATGCTGCAGCACGCGGAGCAGCTTCACCTGCGTCGCCGGCGTCGTCTCGCCGATCTCGTCGAGGAAGAACGTGCCGCCGCCCGCGGCGGTGAAGAGCCCCTGCTTGTCGCGGGTCGCCCCGGTGAACGATCCCTTCACGTGGCCGAACAGTTCGCTCTCCAGCAGCCCCTCGGGGAGCGCCCCGCAGTTGATCGACTGGAAGGTCGAGTCCGCGCGCCCCGAGAGGTCGTGGATGTAGCGCGCCACGACCTCTTTGCCCGTGCCCGACTCGCCCGTCACGAGCACGGTCGACTCCGTTGGCGCGACCGCCTCCGCGAGCCGCAGCACGTCGAGCCATGCCCGGTTCTGTCCCACCGGCGCGCCGGCACCCCGACGCTCCCGCTTGCGGATCTCCTTCTTGAGGACCGTGTTCTCCACGCGCAGCATCCGGTGCTCGGCGGCGCGGCGCAGGATCGCGAGCAACTCGTCGTTCCGGAACGGCTTCTGGATGTAGTAGAACGCTCCCTCGTTGACCGCCTGCATCGCGGTCTGCAGCGTCGCCTGCGCCGTCATGAGGATCACTGGCACATCGGGGTCCTTCGCCTTCGCGGCCGCGAGGACCTCCACGCCGGTGACCTGCGGCATCCGGACGTCGCTCAGCACGATGTCTGGCGAGAGCGTCTGGAGCTTCTCGAGCGCGGCCTTGCCGCCGTGCGCCACATGCGGGGTGAAGCCCTCCGCGCGCAGGAGGATCTCGAGGGTCTGCAGGATGCCGGACTCGTCATCGACGATGAGCACGGACGGGGACGTGGGACGGTCGCTCACGGGGTGGCTCCGAGCCCTGGCGGCTCGAGTGGGAGGAGGACGGTGAAGCAGGTGCCCGTCGCGAGGCTGTCCACGAGGATCAGCCCCCTGTGGGCCTCGATCGCGCGATGCACCATCGCGAGTCCGAGCCCGCTGCCGCCGGGCTTCGTCGTCGCGAAGGGCTCGAACAGCCGGTCCGCGAT encodes:
- a CDS encoding prepilin-type N-terminal cleavage/methylation domain-containing protein codes for the protein MSNKKGFTLIELLIVVVIIGILAAIAIPKFANTKEKAYLTAMKSDLRNLVTAEEAYFAEWATYTSALSTTSYRSSTGVTLGTITPTTGGFSASVSYPGGTTKTCQITVGSGTRDGEPVCDS
- a CDS encoding glycosyltransferase family 2 protein, translating into MNQLTPNSIASIPGPRIRGRTPLPAAELVLSVLIPVYNERNTIDRILDEVHQVPVRKQIICVDDCSSDGTRERLLELKAAGRIDILEFHEVNRGKGAAIRTALKASTGNVVIVQDADLEYDPNDWPGLLEPIIDGRADAVFGSRFLGGPHRVLYFWHSVGNTVLTLFSNMLSDLNLTDMETCYKAIRGDLARSLHLTSDRFGFEPEVTARLAQVKARIFEVPISYSGRTYAEGKKIGWRDGVAAIGHIIRYNLSR
- the pilM gene encoding type IV pilus assembly protein PilM; the protein is MALFGRKKTSVGLDIGSGLIKVAVVDHSKSQPELVRVAITPLLADAIVEGEIMDPGIVADAITSCLAAAGVTSKAVVTAVGGRDVIIKKIQIERVKEQQARELMRWEAEQHVPFDMESVELDFQILDPAGTDEQMSVLLVAAKRELVEAKVRVLTDAGLSAAAVDVDAFALHNAFELNHPDAMSGIVALVNIGHEVTNINIVEDGVPVLTRDLTVGTRRFREDLQRDRGVGSEEAAAMLQGYDRSEHLDAVFESRGEEIAVGIERAAAFLASSSRSGSQVSAVYVCGGGSRAPGLLDALATRLRLRVEPASPLANLVVRDGAFEGLVTDEVAPLMMLPIGLALRQPA
- a CDS encoding sigma-54-dependent Fis family transcriptional regulator — protein: MSDRPTSPSVLIVDDESGILQTLEILLRAEGFTPHVAHGGKAALEKLQTLSPDIVLSDVRMPQVTGVEVLAAAKAKDPDVPVILMTAQATLQTAMQAVNEGAFYYIQKPFRNDELLAILRRAAEHRMLRVENTVLKKEIRKRERRGAGAPVGQNRAWLDVLRLAEAVAPTESTVLVTGESGTGKEVVARYIHDLSGRADSTFQSINCGALPEGLLESELFGHVKGSFTGATRDKQGLFTAAGGGTFFLDEIGETTPATQVKLLRVLQHREVIPVGATEPIPIDTRIIAATNRDLEEEIKRGNFRRDLFYRLNVISVHLPPLRERRDDIVLLAEGFLQRSGEQRQEAPKRLGDDAVEAMLSYAWPGNVRELENALERAVILSTGTTIGVAALPERVSERQSEPLVAERATPNPTLETIERAYILFVLQAEQGNKTRAAEMLGIDPSTLHRKLARYGVEA
- a CDS encoding prepilin-type N-terminal cleavage/methylation domain-containing protein, which translates into the protein MRSRRGVSLVEVLVASALLAVGVSGALSALVTAARLRQRASVREAVTRRVEARLAWFTLQGCASVDTVVVDASAAIEERWRVTRSGAVARLDGRARSVDGGRPVRVALVHERRCP